GGCGCCGCAAGGGTCCCAAAGTTGCCCGCACCATCGTAGCCAAAGAACTCTCGCGCATTGTGTGGTACGTTCTAGCGAAAAATCAGCCGTATAAAGGTTTTAAAGGCCAGATGACGAAGAAAAGCAAAAGTTATTCATGGCCCCATCCTGTAAGCCCGTAATGTAAAACAGGGGTAGTTCCAACCCGTCAAATTGATTGGGAAACAGGGTGGCAGGCCGTTAAAAGATCTGGGATAGTTCACACTTTAGTGAACAGTTACAGAACAGAGTTTTGTAAAAAAGCCCGAAAAGCTGTTTGGACGCCATAATCAAGCGTCTGTCAGGATGGACAGGCCTCCATTTTTAATGGATTTAGAAACTCATAAATTAAACTGCTGGTAGCAGAGGGGAATTGGAATATGTTACTTGACAATGTCCTTTCTAAAGCTGGGTATAACGCAAAAGTTTTAACCTGAAGCAGTAACGCAACCCTCAGAGAATGGGGCAAGCATTCTCTACAGAATTGCATTTGACAACAGCAAGGGCCCCGTCAGTTTGATTCAATCAGAAACTATCACTTTGTAAAACAGAGTACTCTAATCGTCTGGAAAACACTTTTCCAGCTTAACTTCTGGCAGCTTGCGGGTTTTCCGGAGAAACTTGCAAGGCGATATCGTCGGCACTGAGGCAGATTACGTTTTTATCTTCAAGGGTTTCTGAAGCAATAGTGATTTTGCTGACCCATCAGGACCAGCTACGACAATAAGGTGTCTATCATCTTTGGATTTGGACATGACTGAATATAAGAGCCTCAGTCATGATCAGGAAGCTGCAAGTTGGGATCAGATGTATTTACGGTTCCGCGTTTAACCGGCAGGGAGAAGGATGTGGTGAACAGGCGAAGTACATCCGCCCCTCTTTTTCAAACCCTTGATATAGAACATTATATAGTATTAATGATTGTCTAAACGTAGTTTAAAAAAGAGCAGAAAAATCAATCACGCAAAATGATTCTTTCATTTACCGGGTTAAGCAATACAAGATTTTGAGCATTCATTAATTCTTGAGGAATTTTAAAAGCTCTGGTATCTCTGATAATTGCACGGCAAGGTTCATCGGGTGTTTTTTTGAATAGCCATAAATCAAAAGATGAAGCCCCCCTGGCTTCATACTCCAATGAATATTCGTGGCCGGGGCCGCATCCGCCATAAGTGATCTCCACTTTAAGTGAATCATCTTCAATAATTGGAAAATTTCCGGATTCGGATGCTATAATTGAATAGGAATAGCCGAATCGATTAAGCTGCGCATTATGAATTACTTCCTCCTCTTCCAATTTTTGAACCCATCGTTTCTCCCGGGTTTCTCGAACTTGAATTACATGTCCATCAGCCAATGACCTGTTCCACTCAGCCTCGAGATTTTCTAATACTGTTCTTAAATCTTGCACATTAAATTCTTCTTCCAACGTGACTAAAACCTCACCAGGCATGTATTGATAATCCACAGAATGTCGGTTTTCATCGTTAGCCTGAAATATATCACAGCTTGCCAAGGCGAAGCTTAAAATGCTTACTAAAGTAATTTTAAACAGAAAGTTGTTCATTTTAGCCTCCTTTGGGAATGTGTCTTTGTAGAATCACATTTAGCTTGGGGTAACTGTTTTATCACGGCAAACGCATGACCAGCGTGGACAGCCGGTTATCCTGGGGCGGAAATGCCCCACACGCCCGGTTGTTTCGTATGTTAGCGCGCTTGGATTCATTGAGAAGCATTTAGTTCACCTACTCGGATTTTGTAGGCTTGTTTGATGCTCTCGATAAATTCGTCGAAAGGTTCTTTCTTCATTTCTGGAGTATCTGAGTGATATGGTAACTTATCGAAATAACTTGCCGGGTTGGGTCGGTTTTTGCCGGACATGGAGAACCGTTGTGATGTATATTACTCGCTTCGGTTTTCGAATTCGGTATATGATTCTGTAATTTCCTTCAATGATTTCTCTTAGATCGGGATGGTTGTATTCAGGTACAATTCTACCTGATTCAGGATATTCAATGAGCTGATCTGTTCTCTCAAAAATAAGCTCAGACCACTTTTTTGCCGCCTGGAAATTATACTGATCGATATAGTTTACGTTTGAATTAACTCTTTGGATCGCAAGTTTGGTCCAGATTACTTCCACTTGGCCAGATTTTCACGGATTAGTTGTTTAGCATCTTCATGAGCAATCACTTCACCACGAGCAATTTGGCCGTCTGCTTCCATGAGTTCTTCCATGAGAGTAATTTTATCAATCATTTGTTGGTATTCGGAAACATCAACAAGAACAGCGGCACTTTTACCATGCTGAGTCAGCACTATTGATCGCTTTTCACGCTTTAGACGCCCAATAAAATCAGCAGCATTTTTTCTGAAATCCGAAAGAGGTTGAATATCTTGCTCTAAAGAAAAATTGGATATAGCCATTGTTTTGCAATTAGGGGACAATATGTCGTACAATTAAAGTACTAAATAATTACTTAACGTGAAAAAATGATAAGTTGGTATTGAGAAAGAGCGTTAACGGCCCGCAATTTAACCGGCGGGGTAATCCCTCAGGGAAAGGCAAGAGACTTTCAACCCGTCCGCTTGAAATTGCCTGTTATATCGCAGAAAAAATACCAGGCTAACCAGCTACGAAATCATCAGGATGAATCGCAATTGCAGAAAATTCAGAAAGAATTTTTTTATCAAAAGTGACGAGTTGAATGTCAAAATCAGATGCAAGGGCTACAAATTCGCAATCATAGGCCGAGCAAGTGGACTCGGACATCAAAGTTAAAACCTGCTTTGAATTGATTGAACATTCTCTGGTACCCATGAGCTCTTCGGCTTCATCAATGGCCTGATAAATGGAAGATAAATCAAGGATCTTTTTGCGATAATACAGGGAAAGAACATTTCTGAACTCAGAAACCCACAGCAGAGGTGCAATCCACTCGGGATCCTTTTTGAGGCTTTGATAGGCCAATTGCTCCATATTATTGGGTACCCAAAAACTGGCAATCAGGTTTGTGTCGGCAACAATCATGGACGACCCTGATCAATCGCTTGTTGAATTTCTTCAATGGATAAAGAACCCTTAGCTCTTTTTTTTAGTTTTCGGGCTCTGTCAATAAGGATGTCCGGATCATGTATTCTACTTTGAAGAGATTTTTTCAGGGTCATAATGACCTCACTGTTCACACTGCGATGATGTTTATCCGCTTGCAGCTTAAGCTTTTGATAAACCTCGTCGGGAATTCCCTTAATGGTAATATTCGTTGGCATAATGAAATAAGTAAGTTGTGGTTTCATTATGAAACTAAAAAGGTTCTTGATTTATTGCAAGAGCTATGCGATATAACTACTTATTATGTGTCAGCATTGTTAATGTGTCCCCCCTCACTTCACAAACATCATTTTCCTGGAGATCACATAAGCGCCTGCCTCGATGCGATAAATGAATACGCCGCTGGACAGGCCGCTTGCATCGAAGGAACCACCAAAGCAGGTGGAGCAAAAATTTTCGCCGTACGTCCCAATCGGTTCAAAACCTTTGCTTTCGTTCCAGTTTCCGGTATCCGAAGCATCGATATCGGCGATATGGATGAAGTGTCTGTCCAGATTGGCGGAGTCAGCCATAGCCTGGAGCTGATCCCGTGTTTCAATTTGATACGGATCCTGCTCTGTACCCGATCCGCCGGCAAACCGGGCGATTGAGATGGCCGGCAGCAGAACCATTACAGCTATGATGATGAAGCTGTCAATTTTCGGAACTTTTCCACTCTTTGAATTAATCAGAATAAATATCCTGGTATCTTTTTATGATGTGATTGCGATTTTCCCGGGTCACGTTTTGCCCTTGAATGTGCTCGCTGTTGGAAAAAGCCATGGACGTGCTCTCTTTTTTTGCGTTTGGCGGTTTGGCTATGCTCTCATCGATCGATGATCACAATCAATGACTGGTATTTGTCGGCCAAACCCTATCGTATTATCGCACTAAAAACCCAGGCCAAAGTGGAAGCCCATTGAAAAAATAAATCTTTCATTTATCAGAAATGGGAAATCATTCTTCATCTCGGCACCCTCCTCGTCAAACAAAATGGCTCCAAAGTTCAATGAAAAACCATAGGTGATGATCTCCTCTCCATATGCCCTTCGATTCAGATGAAGGGAAACTCCTGTGTCGTAGTTCTCCATTTCAGTTCTGTCGTCTCTGTAGTTGTATCCAACTCCGTACCCTGCAAAATAGCGCCAGAAAAGCGGGTATTCGATCAAGGCAGCTATATTGATGGTTTGGTAATTATCAACAAAGGCTCCGCCTCCACTTCCAACTGTGACAGAGCTATTGCCTCCCAGAAAGGAACCCAGATACCGCTGGTACTGTATCGACATGGGAAAACTATGTCCGTAGAAGCGAATAAAAACGTGATTATTCCGGAAGTCCCGTGAACTTTCAGCATCAGACTCGGATGCGCGAACATCATGCTGAACTCTTGCGCCTGATCCCCCGGCAAACTGAGCGACGGTTACAGACGGTATCAGCAAGAGTAACACTACTAAGGCCGATCCGAAGATATTGAAGGCTTTATTACTTAGTGTAAAACGTTGCGTACTCATTTTTTTTTCCTTCCAATAAATATTGAAATCAACCGGGTAATCACGGTAGGCATCCGGAACCATAACGATATACCGAGCCTGATCAGGTTGCGTGGTAACTAGTCTGCCAATTTTTACATTATAAATAAGTATATCATTTTTCCAGTTTTAACTGCTGATTTTCTAAAAATATGCCATGAGGCGCCCTCTCTGTGGTTTGCCTCTTGCGGTTGGGCTATGCTCTCGTCAGTCGATAATCGCAGTCAATGACTGGTATTTGTCAGCCGGCCCCATGATGCGCCCTGTATCCCTGCGTGGCCGGCTATCATTTTGTCCGGCGCAACATGTGCGTGAAAACCTGTTAACAACATATTACCCCCCATGTAATGTCAAGTTATATTTTAAAATATTTTAATAATCATTGTAAAACCTTCATCTACTTAAAATAGAAGTCGTTTTTAACACAACATTTTGCACTATTATTACAATTATTAAAATCGCATTCGTTTGAAAACCGGCTCCGGAATGTGCCTGATCACACTCATGATCACCCGCCAAACCGGTCTGGTATAGATCACGTCTTTTTTTTTGCGGATTCCTTTCAGAATGGCACCGGCCACTGTCTCCGGATCAGCGGTCAAATGTTTGGGAAGAGGTTTGCCGGCAGTCATTTTGGTCGCTACAAAACCGGGTTTGACGGTGAGCACCTGCACTCCGTGCGGATGCAGACGCTGTCTCAAACCGGATAACAGCGAGGTAAATCCCGCCTTCGCGCTGCCGTATGTGTAGTTGTCGGCCCGGCCACGGTCGCCGGCCACCGAAGATATGCCGACGATAAACCGGTTTGCTGCCGCAGTTCCTGCGATTTCTTCATCGTTTTCTGCCGTCTTTTTCCTCTTTTCAAAATCGGCAGCAACGAGCTCGAGAATCCGGGCCGCACCTGTGTAGTTGGTTTCCATGACAGCACGGGCCTGACCGAAATCTTCACCGCAGGCTTTTTGATCAGCAAGCAGCCCGAATGCAAGTACCACCCCGTCGGGTGCCGGATCAAGATCCGCATAAAAATCCGGATGGCTTTCGTAATCGGTGGCATCAAACCGTATTGTCGTGACATCGGCATCATACCGGGTGCGCAAATTGGCCGCTTCTCTTTCAAGTTCGTCGATATTTCGTGATGCGAGATACAGTGAGGTCCCCAGCTGCGCCATCTGACGCGCCAGCGCCACGGCAATATCACTGTTTGCTCCTAAAATCAGAACCCGTGATTGTTTCATAATGCTGCCTCGGTAAATCAGTGTATGTTTTCTGATGGAACGGACTGCCGGCGAAGATCATCTGCTGTCCATTTTCGTCACATTCACAGCCCCAGTCTGAGTGACTGCATTGACTGAAATTTTTTGTCCAGCCCCAGCGCTTTCCTGAGCTTGCGAAACCGGTCCGCACGGGGATAGCCCCGATCAAACATCCTGCGGCTCATTCGTGCATCTTTGGCCAGGTAGACCCGTCCGTTGTATTTTATGACCAGCCGATCGAGCCGATCAAACAGATCCTGCAGGCCATTTTGTATCTTGAAATCCAGCGCCAGACTGTATCCTTCCATGGGAAAGGAGAGGTAGTGATCATTTTCAGGGCCATACAGCTTCAGCACGGCAAGGAAGCTGCCCATCCTGCTTTTTGTAATTTCAGCAAGTATTTCCTCCATCCCGTTGAAACTGGTCTCTTTGGGAAGGATAAACTGATACTGCATCATCCCGCTGCGGCCGTAAATCCGGTTCCAGTTCCGGAGACGATCCAGCGGATAAAAAAATGAATCCAGGCCGACATTGCCGGAACTTTGCCCCCGCGGCGCTTTTCGGTAGTAAAGAGCGTTAAAAAGGGATATGGTATGGCGGTTCAGCAGCGATCCGGGAAAAGCATCCGGAATGCGCACACCCTGTCCGGGCGGAGTGTAGTCAATTGTGCGTTTTCGCTGCGATGGTGCCCGGCGGGTTTCGGTTTGCCCGGATTCGCCGGCGGCGTCACCCGGACCGGCAAAATCGCCCAGCATGATAAGCGATCTTCCAAGGTTGCTTCCGCCGGAAATACAGTCGATCCATGCGACAGAATAGGGTGCATCGTGGTGGGTTTCGAAGGCTTCAAATGTCCCGGCCAGGTCCCGCGTTTTGACGGTCGTCTGCCGGATGCTCGCCGAGGGGACGGGCTGCAGGAGTATCCCGGCCTGAATGATGATGCCGGTTAGGCCCATCCCGCCGCATGTCGCATGAAAGAGTTCGGTTTCCTGTCCGGTCGAACATCTGACGACAGATCCGTCCGCAAGCATGAGATCAATCCACTTCACCCACGTGCCGAAGCAGCCGGCTTTATGATGATTTTTCCCATGGACATCCGCTGCGATGGCTCCGCCGATGGTGGTATATTTTGTGCCGGGGGTCACGCGCAGAAACCATCCGCGCGGCAGAAATGTGCCGATGACATCGGCCAGCAGCACGCCCGCTTCGCAGACAAGCAGCCCGTCGGACGCATCAAAGCTGAGCATACGATCGAGCGGACGCATATCCGCCACCCGGTCTGAGAGCGCACTGTCTCCGTAACTGCGTCCCTGACCGAAGGCAATCAGCTGTCCTTCGGCCTGAAGGCTCTGCTTCAGGGTTTGCCGGTCAAATGCCGGCTCCACCCGGGACCGGACCACAGGATGACGTCCCCATCCCGAAAGGGTTGTTTCGTACCCGCTGACAGGATGTTTGTGATCAGGGGGGCGGTCTTCACTCATACGTCAGATTTTGGGTTCACAGTTTACAGATATGATGATATTTGAGTGTGATGTGCTCGCTGCAGCTCACATCGGGGTACTCCCCGGCAATGTATCCGTCAGTAAGGTAAACAATATAATGTATCCCGTTGTTGTCAAAATCCCGCTGCCTGAACATGGTGTTGGGCTGAAAATCGCGGAACGCGGGATGCTTGTTGAGCCATCCCTGAAAATTGTTGACCTGCAGCGTGTTGTAATTGCGGAACCAGATATTGTAGTCATCGCTCATAATGCGGTTGGCATCCGTGGCTCCGAGCTGTTTGAGTGCCGGCTCGAGCTCCTGCTCCATATAGCGGTTCTGCTCCCTGAGGTGCACTTCTTCGCGGATCAGGTGAAGCAGTGAGAGTCCGCCGGCAATCAGCACTATCGCGGCAAGAGCGGCCGGCATCCGGGGATGCTTCCGGAAGGCGCAGATCAGAAAGCCAAAAGAGAGCGAGGCGGCAAGCATTGCAGGATAGAGTCCCCGCTCGAGCCCGGGAAGAATCAGCGGGATGTAGATTATGGCCGTGATACATGCGGCTGCATGGAACCAATGCCGGGTCAGAAACCATCCGCCGGCGGGTATGGCCAGCACCAGCACAAGCGGCAGCCACAACGGTCTCACCGCTGCAGCGGCGGCGCGAAACGGCCTGGCGGGATCATCGGCGAGAACGGAAAGCAGGCTGAATTCCTGATAGCCGGCGGATGCAAGCAGCAGGTCGACGCGGTACCAGTCCATTCCGTAAAGAAATTGATAGACATTGAATTTCTGCCAGCTGACGGGTCGGATTTCCGGATGGATGACGGTGATGGCCAGAAATCCCGCCAGCGGAATCAGAATCAATCCCCATGAATACGCAAGCAAGGGTGCCGCAGAGCGAACCGTTTTTGTCATCCTCCCGGGCAATCCGTCGGAAGGATGGTCAGCGGAATGTCCGGGGTCTGCTGCGGATGCGGCTGCCCGGTCCGCAAATCGGGACTGGTACGCTGAAGAAAGAACCGCGGCTGTGAGGAATATCAGCAGAAACGGCAGTGCGTGCTGCCGGAACAGCACAGAAAATCCGGCTGCGAGCAGACCTGCGGATGCGGCCGCACCAATGCGGGAGTCCGACATCACGCACCTGAGAAATAGCATAAGTCCGATCGATAAAAGAAACAGGAAAACCCCGTCCGAGTAGTTCAGTTTGAGAACGGCGAACAGCACCAGATGAATCAGGAACGCGGCGATGGCGGGAATACTTCCGGCAAGCGGTGTTTCGCCGGTGGCGGATAAAACGGTACCGGTGCCTGAAGCCTCCTCGGACAGGGCCGCCGGAAACCGTACCGTTGCAAAAAGTCCGGACATCAGCCAGAAAGAAACGGCCGTCAGCAGCAGAAATATTGCGGCCGTGAGCGCCATCGATCCCCCGGTCAGCAGATATAACAGCGTATAACCCGGACCGAAAAATCCATTCACCCAGCGATCCGGTCCCTCAAGAGAAGCAATTTTGAATATGCTTATGATGTCGTTCAATGTGGGCACGAAATCCACAGCGATCATGAATCTTCCGACGATAAGGATCATCAGAAACATGGTCAGGATTCGCACGATGAATCCCGCAGACATCCTATATAAACCTGGTTCAGACATACAAAATCCAGATCAGACTTGCCATCCATCCCGCCAGTACGATCTGCAGAAAACGGTCGCGCAGCAGAATGAGCGAGGGGTTTCCGCTTTTCTCTTCAACAAAAGTAATATACATGTACCGGAGGATGCCGAGTATCACAAAAAGGGACGTCATGTAAAGCGACTCCTGCTCCAGCCGGTCCGCAATTTCCGTGGAAAAGGTCCAGAGTATATAGGCCAGCACCACAACCGAGGCGGTCATAACCATCGAGGAGTCAATGAATTTGAGGTTGTAACCGATGGGTTTGCGGATGGGTTTGCCGGCGGTTTGGGGCGCGTCCTTTTGAACAATGATATCATCCCGGCGTTTGGCAAACG
Above is a window of Natronogracilivirga saccharolytica DNA encoding:
- a CDS encoding FitA-like ribbon-helix-helix domain-containing protein, whose amino-acid sequence is MPTNITIKGIPDEVYQKLKLQADKHHRSVNSEVIMTLKKSLQSRIHDPDILIDRARKLKKRAKGSLSIEEIQQAIDQGRP
- a CDS encoding type II toxin-antitoxin system VapC family toxin is translated as MIVADTNLIASFWVPNNMEQLAYQSLKKDPEWIAPLLWVSEFRNVLSLYYRKKILDLSSIYQAIDEAEELMGTRECSINSKQVLTLMSESTCSAYDCEFVALASDFDIQLVTFDKKILSEFSAIAIHPDDFVAG
- a CDS encoding SDR family oxidoreductase; translation: MKQSRVLILGANSDIAVALARQMAQLGTSLYLASRNIDELEREAANLRTRYDADVTTIRFDATDYESHPDFYADLDPAPDGVVLAFGLLADQKACGEDFGQARAVMETNYTGAARILELVAADFEKRKKTAENDEEIAGTAAANRFIVGISSVAGDRGRADNYTYGSAKAGFTSLLSGLRQRLHPHGVQVLTVKPGFVATKMTAGKPLPKHLTADPETVAGAILKGIRKKKDVIYTRPVWRVIMSVIRHIPEPVFKRMRF
- a CDS encoding type II toxin-antitoxin system Phd/YefM family antitoxin → MAISNFSLEQDIQPLSDFRKNAADFIGRLKREKRSIVLTQHGKSAAVLVDVSEYQQMIDKITLMEELMEADGQIARGEVIAHEDAKQLIRENLAKWK
- a CDS encoding FAD-binding oxidoreductase, translating into MSEDRPPDHKHPVSGYETTLSGWGRHPVVRSRVEPAFDRQTLKQSLQAEGQLIAFGQGRSYGDSALSDRVADMRPLDRMLSFDASDGLLVCEAGVLLADVIGTFLPRGWFLRVTPGTKYTTIGGAIAADVHGKNHHKAGCFGTWVKWIDLMLADGSVVRCSTGQETELFHATCGGMGLTGIIIQAGILLQPVPSASIRQTTVKTRDLAGTFEAFETHHDAPYSVAWIDCISGGSNLGRSLIMLGDFAGPGDAAGESGQTETRRAPSQRKRTIDYTPPGQGVRIPDAFPGSLLNRHTISLFNALYYRKAPRGQSSGNVGLDSFFYPLDRLRNWNRIYGRSGMMQYQFILPKETSFNGMEEILAEITKSRMGSFLAVLKLYGPENDHYLSFPMEGYSLALDFKIQNGLQDLFDRLDRLVIKYNGRVYLAKDARMSRRMFDRGYPRADRFRKLRKALGLDKKFQSMQSLRLGL
- a CDS encoding type II toxin-antitoxin system RelE/ParE family toxin, producing the protein MEVIWTKLAIQRVNSNVNYIDQYNFQAAKKWSELIFERTDQLIEYPESGRIVPEYNHPDLREIIEGNYRIIYRIRKPKRVIYITTVLHVRQKPTQPGKLFR